The nucleotide sequence CAGTAGAGTTGAGGCCGCATTATATGAGAATTTCATATTGCTGCAACCCCTTCTTGAAAATAAAATGACTGATTGGTCAAATTTTAAATACTTTTGCTCGATAATACTGCAATTCAGCGATAGATTCCTGAATATCGATCAATGCTTTGTGGGTGCCTAGCTTGGTAAAGCCATTCATCACCTCTGGTTCCCAGCGACGAACAAGCTCTTTTACTGTACTGACGTCAATATTTCGGTAATGGAAGTAATCTTCCAGTTCCGGCATATATAATGTCATGAAACGACGATCTTGACCTACACTGTTGCCACACATAGGAGAATCACCCGCAGTGACATGCTTCGAAAGAAACTCAATAGTCATTGCAACAGCTTGCTCTTCGGTAAATTGGCTCAAGCGAACTCTATCAACTAACCCAGATTCACCGTGGTGCTTTTTATTCCAATCATCCATCTTTGCGAGTTGCTCATCAGATTGATGTATAGCAATGACAGGTCCTTCTGCGACTATGTTTAGTTCTTTGTCTGTCACTATTGTTGCAATCTCAATGATTCTATCAATGTCAGGCTCAAGTCCTGTCATCTCCAAATCGACCCAAATGAGATTGTTTGCATCTGCAGCCATAAATCTGCCTTTTTCCCTGTTTGCCTAAATTCAGGCTTTTTTGTTTAAGACCGT is from Shewanella sp. MTB7 and encodes:
- the orn gene encoding oligoribonuclease — encoded protein: MAADANNLIWVDLEMTGLEPDIDRIIEIATIVTDKELNIVAEGPVIAIHQSDEQLAKMDDWNKKHHGESGLVDRVRLSQFTEEQAVAMTIEFLSKHVTAGDSPMCGNSVGQDRRFMTLYMPELEDYFHYRNIDVSTVKELVRRWEPEVMNGFTKLGTHKALIDIQESIAELQYYRAKVFKI